A window of Dysgonomonadaceae bacterium PH5-43 contains these coding sequences:
- a CDS encoding dihydroxy-acid dehydratase (product_source=KO:K01687; cog=COG0129; ko=KO:K01687; pfam=PF00920; superfamily=143975,52016; tigrfam=TIGR00110), translated as MKVQLRSYTSTHGRKMAGARALWKANGMKEDQIGKPIIAIVNSFTQFVPGHVHLHKIGQQIKAEIESLGCFAAEFNTIAIDDGIAMGHDGMLYSLPSRDLIADSVEYMVNAHKADAMICISNCDKITPGMLMAAMRLNIPAVFVSGGPMEAGNLDGQGLDLIDAMIKSADESVSNEMVRKIEINACPTCGSCSGMFTANSMNCLNEAIGMALPGNGTIVATHINRANLFKKAAKLIVDNAYKYYGEGDESVLPRSIATREAFLNAMTLDIAMGGSTNTVLHLLAIAQEAGVCFTMNDIDELSRKTPCLCKVAPNTNKYHIQHVNKAGGILGILNELSKADLLHTSVKRVDGLTLQEAMKLYDINNSDNKEAANIYSSAPGGYFNLEMGSQDKRYESLDTDRTNGCIRSIESAYSKDGGLAILKGNIALDGCVVKTAGVDESILKFTGPAKVFDSQESACDAILKGEVVAGDVVVIVYEGPKGGPGMQEMLYPTSYIKSKHLGKECALITDGRFSGGTSGLSIGHISPEAAAGGNIGLVRNNDIIEINIPERTINLLVSEQELESRREEEIKRGDLAFTPPTRKREVSKALRAYASMVSSADKGAIRLI; from the coding sequence ATGAAAGTACAATTAAGAAGTTATACAAGTACGCACGGTCGTAAAATGGCAGGAGCGCGCGCTCTATGGAAGGCAAACGGAATGAAAGAAGACCAGATAGGTAAACCTATTATAGCAATAGTAAATTCTTTTACTCAGTTTGTGCCCGGACACGTACACCTTCATAAGATAGGACAACAAATAAAAGCCGAAATAGAGAGTTTAGGTTGCTTTGCAGCCGAGTTTAACACTATCGCGATAGACGATGGTATAGCTATGGGGCACGATGGTATGTTATATTCTCTTCCTTCGAGAGATTTAATTGCCGACAGTGTGGAGTATATGGTAAATGCACATAAGGCTGACGCAATGATTTGTATCAGCAACTGTGATAAAATAACTCCGGGTATGCTTATGGCGGCTATGAGACTCAATATTCCTGCGGTTTTTGTTTCTGGCGGACCAATGGAAGCTGGCAATCTCGACGGACAAGGTTTAGACCTTATCGATGCAATGATTAAGAGTGCCGATGAAAGTGTGAGCAACGAAATGGTTCGTAAAATAGAAATTAATGCCTGTCCTACTTGCGGTTCTTGTTCGGGAATGTTTACAGCAAACTCTATGAACTGCTTAAACGAAGCTATTGGTATGGCTTTGCCCGGTAATGGAACAATAGTAGCAACTCATATCAACCGAGCTAACTTGTTTAAGAAAGCTGCAAAACTTATAGTCGATAATGCTTATAAATATTACGGAGAAGGAGACGAAAGCGTACTTCCTCGCAGTATAGCAACAAGAGAGGCTTTCCTTAATGCAATGACACTTGATATTGCAATGGGAGGTTCTACCAATACAGTTCTTCACCTTTTGGCTATAGCACAAGAAGCAGGAGTTTGTTTTACGATGAACGACATAGACGAACTTTCTCGCAAAACTCCTTGCTTGTGCAAAGTAGCACCTAACACAAATAAATATCATATTCAGCACGTAAATAAGGCGGGAGGTATATTAGGTATTCTAAACGAACTTAGTAAAGCCGACTTATTGCACACTTCTGTTAAACGAGTTGATGGTTTAACACTACAAGAGGCAATGAAACTATATGATATTAATAATTCTGATAATAAAGAAGCCGCCAATATCTACAGTTCAGCTCCCGGAGGTTACTTCAACTTGGAGATGGGCTCGCAAGATAAAAGATACGAATCATTAGATACCGACCGCACCAATGGTTGCATAAGAAGCATTGAAAGTGCTTATAGCAAAGATGGTGGTTTGGCAATCTTAAAAGGTAATATAGCCTTAGATGGTTGTGTTGTTAAAACGGCAGGCGTAGACGAAAGTATACTTAAGTTTACAGGTCCTGCAAAAGTTTTTGATTCGCAAGAATCGGCGTGTGATGCTATCTTAAAAGGAGAAGTTGTGGCAGGCGATGTGGTAGTTATTGTGTATGAAGGTCCTAAAGGCGGTCCGGGTATGCAAGAAATGCTTTATCCTACCTCTTACATCAAGTCTAAACACTTAGGAAAAGAGTGTGCATTAATCACAGACGGACGCTTCTCTGGAGGTACTTCTGGCTTGTCTATCGGACATATTTCTCCCGAAGCAGCAGCAGGCGGTAATATAGGTTTGGTTAGAAACAATGATATTATAGAAATAAATATACCCGAACGAACAATTAACTTGCTCGTTTCGGAACAAGAATTAGAGAGTAGGAGAGAAGAAGAAATTAAAAGAGGTGATTTAGCATTTACACCTCCAACAAGAAAGAGAGAAGTTTCGAAAGCATTGAGAGCTTACGCATCAATGGTTAGTTCGGCAGATAAAGGCGCAATCCGTCTTATCTGA
- a CDS encoding ATP-binding protein involved in chromosome partitioning (product_source=KO:K03593; cath_funfam=3.30.300.130,3.40.50.300; cog=COG0489; ko=KO:K03593; pfam=PF01883,PF10609; smart=SM00382; superfamily=117916,52540) codes for MSIKLYPNLILEALSKVRYPGTGKSIVEMNMIEDDMRIDGNKVSFSIIFEKPNDPFMKSVIKAAETSILTYISSDIDIKGNIQAKAKQAPRPEPEKLLPQVKNIIAVSSGKGGVGKSTVSANLAVALAKLGYKVGLLDADIYGPSMPKMFGEEDARPYMEEVNGRELIVPVEKYGVKLLSIGFFVDKDNALVWRGTMASNALRQLIADANWGELDYFLLDLPPGTSDIHLTLVQTLAVTGAIVVTTPQSVALADARKGINMFMSEKINVPILGLVENMSYFTPAELPQNKYYLFGKEGGKKLAEELNVPLLGEIPIVQSICDAGDAGTPVALNDNSITGMAFKQLAINTVTQTDYRNENLKATERVNVKGKK; via the coding sequence ATGAGCATCAAATTATATCCTAATCTTATTTTAGAAGCATTATCGAAAGTTCGTTACCCAGGAACGGGTAAGAGTATCGTTGAGATGAATATGATAGAAGATGATATGAGAATAGACGGAAATAAAGTTTCGTTTTCCATTATCTTCGAAAAACCTAACGATCCTTTTATGAAATCGGTAATAAAAGCTGCCGAAACATCTATTCTTACTTACATAAGCTCTGATATAGATATAAAAGGAAACATACAAGCTAAGGCAAAACAAGCCCCACGCCCCGAACCTGAGAAGTTACTTCCTCAAGTAAAAAACATAATAGCTGTTTCGTCGGGCAAAGGTGGAGTAGGTAAAAGTACTGTGTCGGCAAATTTAGCTGTAGCATTGGCTAAACTCGGTTACAAGGTAGGACTTTTAGATGCTGATATTTACGGACCAAGTATGCCTAAAATGTTTGGCGAAGAAGATGCTCGTCCGTATATGGAAGAAGTAAATGGCAGAGAGCTTATAGTACCTGTAGAGAAATATGGAGTAAAACTGTTATCAATAGGCTTTTTTGTCGATAAAGATAATGCCTTAGTGTGGCGAGGAACTATGGCAAGCAACGCTCTTCGTCAATTAATAGCCGATGCCAACTGGGGAGAATTAGATTATTTCTTATTAGATTTACCTCCCGGCACAAGCGATATACATCTTACTTTGGTACAAACGTTAGCCGTTACTGGGGCTATTGTTGTTACCACTCCTCAATCTGTAGCTCTGGCTGATGCTCGAAAAGGAATCAATATGTTTATGAGTGAAAAGATTAATGTTCCCATCTTAGGTTTGGTCGAAAATATGTCGTACTTCACTCCTGCCGAATTACCACAAAACAAATATTATCTTTTCGGCAAAGAAGGAGGCAAAAAGCTTGCCGAAGAATTAAACGTACCCCTACTCGGAGAAATCCCTATTGTTCAAAGCATTTGTGATGCTGGAGATGCTGGCACTCCTGTAGCTCTAAACGATAATTCGATAACCGGAATGGCATTCAAACAACTTGCTATAAACACGGTAACACAAACAGACTATCGCAATGAGAACCTTAAGGCTACCGAACGAGTGAATGTAAAAGGTAAAAAGTAA
- a CDS encoding tRNA (guanine-N7-)-methyltransferase (product_source=KO:K03439; cath_funfam=3.40.50.150; cog=COG0220; ko=KO:K03439; pfam=PF02390; superfamily=53335; tigrfam=TIGR00091), whose product MHLIIYTNLVGKNKLQKFDDMSSYPHVFQYPFAVLQEKGFEMKGKWNELFFKNNNPIVLELGCGKGEYTVGLAKLFPDKNFIGVDIKGARMWTGAKQALEENINNVAFLRTHIELIDKFFEANEVAEIWITFPDPQMSKVNKRMTSTRFIKMYRKILNNEGIIHLKTDSNFMFTYTKEMIKSNNLPVVMQTDNLYESGLVDPILSIQTFYEQQWLDRGLNIKYIKFICEHRDEYIEPEVEIELDAYRSFNRSKRSQKTEKK is encoded by the coding sequence TTGCACCTTATTATATATACAAATCTCGTGGGAAAAAATAAATTACAAAAGTTTGATGATATGAGCTCTTACCCTCACGTGTTTCAATATCCTTTTGCTGTATTGCAAGAGAAAGGATTTGAAATGAAAGGTAAGTGGAATGAATTATTTTTCAAAAACAACAACCCTATAGTTCTTGAGCTTGGCTGCGGAAAAGGCGAATACACGGTAGGATTAGCCAAACTGTTTCCCGACAAAAACTTTATAGGCGTAGATATAAAAGGGGCTCGTATGTGGACTGGTGCAAAACAAGCTCTCGAAGAAAACATCAATAATGTAGCATTTCTCAGAACTCATATCGAACTTATAGATAAGTTTTTTGAGGCTAACGAAGTTGCTGAAATCTGGATAACTTTCCCCGACCCACAAATGAGCAAGGTTAATAAACGAATGACAAGCACTCGCTTTATTAAAATGTATAGAAAGATATTAAATAACGAAGGCATAATTCATCTTAAAACCGATAGTAACTTTATGTTTACTTATACAAAAGAGATGATTAAAAGCAATAACCTACCCGTTGTTATGCAAACCGATAACCTCTACGAGAGTGGATTGGTAGACCCAATACTATCTATACAAACCTTCTACGAACAACAATGGCTCGACAGAGGATTGAATATTAAATACATTAAATTTATTTGTGAACACAGAGACGAATACATCGAACCCGAAGTTGAAATAGAACTCGATGCTTATCGTAGTTTCAACAGAAGTAAACGTTCACAAAAAACAGAAAAGAAATAA